The following nucleotide sequence is from Vibrio sp. SCSIO 43136.
GTTGATACTGTATGGGTCGATGATTTCAAAGAAATAATCCATTAGTCGATTTACAGTGATCAATTGGGGATCAAACTCGGTTCGTACACATTCAGCGTAACCATCATAGTCACTTCGTGTGGTTGACGAGGTACCATTTGCACGGCCAGCTTCTGTATGAATTACACCGGGTAGATGACGAATATACTCTTGAACACCCCACAGGCAGCCACCAGCGATATAGATTTCTTCCATCAGGACTCCTCGATTAAGGGCTAGGAAGCTAGCCCTTTAATCTAATACGTATTATGCCGTGCGAGAAAGCAAGCTTGCCGGGCGAGCTTTGGCAATTGCGGATGTAAGAAGGCCTGCAATGATACATTTGATAATATCGCCAGGAATGAAAATCGTCACTAGTGCGGCTGATTCCATCAACGTCTTCTCCAGTACAATGGACATACCAATGATGCCGAAGAAGTATAGAACGACAATACCGCCAATCGCTGATGCGATGCCAGAAACGACCGCAATTGAGCCTTTGCGCCATTTTTCAACAATGAGCCCAGTTACGAATGCCGCAGCTACCCAGCCAAATAGGAATCCACTTGATGCGCCAACAAACAGACCCAAGCCACCACGGCCACCGGATAGTAGAGGCAAACCTATCGCGACGAGTAGCAAAAACAGCAAGACTGCTAGCGCACCGCGTTTAGCCCCTAAAATTGTGCCGCATAACATGATACCGAGACTTTGTGCGGTAATAGCAACACCAAAGCCAAGCGTGATCTTAGGGATCAAGCCCAATGCTGCAATCAATGCTGCAAATAGGGCGATGTAGGTGACATTTTTTTCCATGTTAGTTTTTCTCCTGAGGGTTGATGCCACCACGAGCTCGCAGTGCCTCTGCGACTCTATCGGCGTCATCTAAAGCAATAACAGTGAATGGTGTGACGGTTTTCCAACCAGAACGGCGAGTTGTTCGGGCGCGCCACGCCCAAGATAAGTTTTGTCCTTTTGCGATTAGAACGGGTGTCATTCGAATCACCAATGCAATAGCAAGTTCCAGAGCTTTGGTGTTAAGCCCTAAACGCTGAAGTGGTTTAGTCACGTAGTGCACAACATCAATCATATCTGACAAGCGTGTGGTCATAGTCACCAAGTTAGCCAGCGCTACTGTAGAAACGAGCCTTAATATGATGGTGGTACCGGTGACGATTTGTTCAGTAGCGATATGCCAGACTAAAACGATGAATACAAATGGAAGAATAATTTTAAGATGTTTCCAGCCGCTCAAGAAAAACACCTTTCCTGGCAGCAGGTAAAGCGCTCCAATCGTCACCAATATGAATAGGTGTACTGCTAGGTTTTCAATATAGAACAATCCTAACGTCGCAAAACAGAGGGCAGCAAGCTTAGGCCCTGCGCGCCATTGGTGCGCTCGGGTTTTAATTGGAGAGGTTAGAGATATCATCGCTTTCTCCAATTTTATGCATTGCCTCTAAGTACTTTGGCAAGACTTCTGAAGGCTCTCCAAGCGCTTGGACTTGTCCCGCTTCTAACCAAAGCAGCTGGTCGTAGTTATTGAGATCATCGGGATCATGAGTAATGTGGATCAGTGCACCACCAAAACTGTCTAGATAACGTTGAAGCTGTTTTTTAGTTGGTATATCAAGGCCTGCAAAGGGTTCATCGAGGATAATCAGTTTCGGCTTCATTGCAACCACTGCCATCAAACATACCAAGTGCTTTTGACCTTGTGATAGGGCTGAGGTGTGGATGTCTTTCCAGTGACTTTTTCCAAAGCTTGCCAATGTGTCTAATGCGTTTTGTTCTGCTTGAGACTTGTCTTGTCCCAGTTGACGTAGTCCAAAGCTCAGCTCTTCTATGACGGTTGGGAAAATGATCTGGTGATCTGGGTTTTGAAAGAGTAAACCGATGGTTTGTACCGCTTGAGCTCGGTCTTTATACGGGTTGAAGCCCGCTATCCGTAATTCACCACTACCAACTTCGACCAAGCCAGACAGCAGTCGAGATAAAGTTGATTTTCCAGAGCCGTTGCGACCAAGTACACCAAGTCGTTGGGTTTCTATATCGACATTAAGGTCTTTGAGTACTGCTTTACCGTCAATATCGAGGCTAACATTGCAAAGCTCTATCTTGCAGGCATGATCTTTATCGTACTGAAATTTTTCTTGGTTATTCATAGGTATACTGGTTGGGTGAAACTTAAATGGAAGCTATCCGACGTAGCCGCGCTGCATAGTATCAAGTTGATATTCTAGGGTAAACCATTTAGGTGGTCAGCTTAGTTGTACCAACTTGTTGGACAGTCGAACTTAATTAAACGCTAATAGTTATCGGGGTTTATCAGGGTCAACAGTAACAAACTGGAAAATCGATAACTCTATTTGGGAAATGTATAAGTCATCGAAATAGCCAGCACCTAAAATAGCGGCAGTTAATAAAGGTGTCTCCTTTATGGTCTAGGGTGATAGAGCGAGGGTTTCGAAGTGAAAGTGTTTAAGCATGTGCTGCTGCCAATGTTGGTTTTGGTGCTAATCGGTTGTTCAACTGTGGGTAGCGAACGTCAGCCTTTGAATACGTCTGAACAATACTACGATTATCTTCAGCCAACGTTCGACCAATATGTAGATGCGACCACTCAATGGTTAGAATCTCACCGCAGTTTTATATCTGATGATCGCAAACGTGAGCTTGGTATGAACGCTCCTTTCGCCAAAGGGGATGTGAATTCGGATAAAGCGATTTTGTTGGTTCACGGATTGGGAGATTCTCCGTTTAGCTTTAGTGATATTGCCAACTCGTTGGTAGAACAGGGATTCTATGTTCAAGTTGTTCTGTTACCCGGTCACGGTAGTGACCCGCTTCATATGAATATGGTTAATTATCAAGACTGGCAAGATCTGGTAGACCACTACGCAAATTTACTTAAACAGGATTATCAACAAGTATGGTTGGGAGGCTTCTCTACCGGTGGCAATTTAGTCTCGATTCACACCATCGATAACCAAGGCGTTGCTGGCTTAATGTTGTTTTCTCCGGGGTTTAAGACCGTTACTCCTTTTTTGGAGAAGCTAACTCCTCTCGTTGGGTTGTTCACTGACGGATGGTTTGCGGAAGAAACTAATATGGCTAAGTATAGTTCTGGGCCGATAGCGAGTGCGCTTGCTTATTCGGAAAGTGCTGAGATTTTTAGAAAGAAAATTGACCAGACTAACATTGATGTTCCTACATTATTAGTGGCAAGCGAGGCAGATAGCGTGATTGATGCAAAAGCGCTGCACCAGTATTTCCATAAGAACTTTACACACGAAAACAGTAAATTGGTTTGGTATGGCGATACAGACCAATTGGCAACCTTAGCCAAGACAGAAGTTTACTCAATGCATCGAGATGATTTAAAGATCAGTACAGCATCACATATGAGTTCATTGTTTGCTCCGACTAATGCATATTACGGTCAACACGGCGAAAAACTGATTTGCGAAAACAACCTAAGTAGTAAAGATACCAAGGCGTGCCAATCTGGTGAGCCTGTTTGGTTTTCTGCATGGGGCTACAGTGAGAAAGGCCGGGTTTATGCACGCTTAACTTGGAACCCTTACTATTCGCAACTAGAATCAACCATTAAAGAAATGGTGCATTGATCAAAACGTTTGCCTCTTTAATGCAGGAGCCTTTCATGAGTCATAAGCTTCAAATTCGTAATATTTCGGAACTTCATAGAGCATTAGGGTTACCAAAACCAGTCCACCCGCTGGTGACGGTCTTTAGACCTTCTGAGCTCAATCAAGTGATAGAGGAATCGGTCACCATAGGTTTTGATCTTTACATTATCTCGTTAAAAGAGAGCGCTAATTGCACAGTAGGTTATGGACATACAACCTACGATTTCGAAGAGGGCACTATGTCTTTTTTTGCTCCTGGCCAAGAGGTTTGGGTAGATGAGCAGCCCGAAAGTAACGTAGAAGATACCAAAGGTTGGACATTGGCATTTCACCCTGATCTGATAAGCAAAACCGATCTGGGCAATAAGATGTCTAGCTTTACCTTTTTTGGTTATGAAAGTAACGAGGCACTGCACTTGTCAGAGCGAGAGCGGTCGATGGTGACCGATATCGCCTTGAACATAGGCAATGAGTGTGAGATGAATATGGATAACCATACGCAGTCTTTGATCTGTTCAAACATCGAGCTTTTGCTTAAGTATTGTGTGCGTTTTTATGATCGCCAATTCATGGTTCGTTCGAATCTCAATCAAGATCATATCGATCGATTTAGTCGTTTCCTCAACGATTATTATCAAAGCGATAAACCGTTTGAGCAGGGAATACCCACCGTCCAGTATTGCGGTAAGGAGCTCGGTTTGTCGCCTTATTACTTAAGCGATTTGCTTAAAAAAGAAACCGGCAAAAATGCCTTGGAGCATATTCATCTTTTTTTGGTAGAACGAGCAAAATCACTAATGCTGGATACTGCGCAAAGCATCACCCAAATTGCCTACGAGTTAGGGTTTGAATATCCGCAACACTTTTCTAAGCTGTTTAAGTCAAAAACGGGTATGAGCCCAAGGGAGTTTCGAACCACTACTTGATTAAGCCATTGTTGTTATAAGGTTTATTGATTAAGCGCAAGCCAGAGAACAAGGAAGTTGTTAGAGTCTGGCTTCATTTTAGAACAATAAGCCAAACACAATATGACCATTACTCCAGAAGAGCGTGACGCTGTTTATAAAGTTATCCATTCCCGCCGTGATGTCCGCAGTGATTTTATTTCTGACCCTATTCCGCAAGAAGTACTTAATCGAATACTTATGGCGGCTCACCACGCACCGAGTGTCGGTTTTTCCCAGCCATGGGATTTCG
It contains:
- a CDS encoding peptide-methionine (S)-S-oxide reductase — protein: MEEIYIAGGCLWGVQEYIRHLPGVIHTEAGRANGTSSTTRSDYDGYAECVRTEFDPQLITVNRLMDYFFEIIDPYSINKQGEDVGEKYRTGIYSMMPKHLDEAKHYLSSREDSDKIAIEVLPLTNYVKSDAEHQDRLTRCPNDYCHIPQSTLHKYK
- a CDS encoding biotin transporter BioY: MEKNVTYIALFAALIAALGLIPKITLGFGVAITAQSLGIMLCGTILGAKRGALAVLLFLLLVAIGLPLLSGGRGGLGLFVGASSGFLFGWVAAAFVTGLIVEKWRKGSIAVVSGIASAIGGIVVLYFFGIIGMSIVLEKTLMESAALVTIFIPGDIIKCIIAGLLTSAIAKARPASLLSRTA
- a CDS encoding energy-coupling factor transporter transmembrane component T, whose protein sequence is MISLTSPIKTRAHQWRAGPKLAALCFATLGLFYIENLAVHLFILVTIGALYLLPGKVFFLSGWKHLKIILPFVFIVLVWHIATEQIVTGTTIILRLVSTVALANLVTMTTRLSDMIDVVHYVTKPLQRLGLNTKALELAIALVIRMTPVLIAKGQNLSWAWRARTTRRSGWKTVTPFTVIALDDADRVAEALRARGGINPQEKN
- a CDS encoding energy-coupling factor ABC transporter ATP-binding protein — encoded protein: MNNQEKFQYDKDHACKIELCNVSLDIDGKAVLKDLNVDIETQRLGVLGRNGSGKSTLSRLLSGLVEVGSGELRIAGFNPYKDRAQAVQTIGLLFQNPDHQIIFPTVIEELSFGLRQLGQDKSQAEQNALDTLASFGKSHWKDIHTSALSQGQKHLVCLMAVVAMKPKLIILDEPFAGLDIPTKKQLQRYLDSFGGALIHITHDPDDLNNYDQLLWLEAGQVQALGEPSEVLPKYLEAMHKIGESDDISNLSN
- a CDS encoding alpha/beta fold hydrolase; its protein translation is MKVFKHVLLPMLVLVLIGCSTVGSERQPLNTSEQYYDYLQPTFDQYVDATTQWLESHRSFISDDRKRELGMNAPFAKGDVNSDKAILLVHGLGDSPFSFSDIANSLVEQGFYVQVVLLPGHGSDPLHMNMVNYQDWQDLVDHYANLLKQDYQQVWLGGFSTGGNLVSIHTIDNQGVAGLMLFSPGFKTVTPFLEKLTPLVGLFTDGWFAEETNMAKYSSGPIASALAYSESAEIFRKKIDQTNIDVPTLLVASEADSVIDAKALHQYFHKNFTHENSKLVWYGDTDQLATLAKTEVYSMHRDDLKISTASHMSSLFAPTNAYYGQHGEKLICENNLSSKDTKACQSGEPVWFSAWGYSEKGRVYARLTWNPYYSQLESTIKEMVH
- a CDS encoding helix-turn-helix domain-containing protein, translating into MSHKLQIRNISELHRALGLPKPVHPLVTVFRPSELNQVIEESVTIGFDLYIISLKESANCTVGYGHTTYDFEEGTMSFFAPGQEVWVDEQPESNVEDTKGWTLAFHPDLISKTDLGNKMSSFTFFGYESNEALHLSERERSMVTDIALNIGNECEMNMDNHTQSLICSNIELLLKYCVRFYDRQFMVRSNLNQDHIDRFSRFLNDYYQSDKPFEQGIPTVQYCGKELGLSPYYLSDLLKKETGKNALEHIHLFLVERAKSLMLDTAQSITQIAYELGFEYPQHFSKLFKSKTGMSPREFRTTT